A genomic region of Alicyclobacillus sp. SO9 contains the following coding sequences:
- a CDS encoding CoA-binding protein, whose amino-acid sequence MFENPSNDEIKAILKQAKSIAVVGLSDNPDRESYAVAQEMQRRGYRIVPVNPKVDSVLGMQAYASVQDIPFAVDIVDVFRRSEALTSVVKDVLKTSAPVIWAQQGVFDEDAAQLANDNRRTMIMDRCIMVMHSLLVKSEQSR is encoded by the coding sequence ATGTTTGAAAATCCGTCAAATGATGAGATTAAAGCGATTTTAAAACAAGCCAAAAGTATTGCCGTAGTGGGGCTCTCGGACAACCCTGACCGGGAGAGCTATGCTGTTGCACAAGAGATGCAGCGGCGCGGATATCGGATAGTTCCTGTCAACCCGAAGGTGGATTCCGTTCTTGGGATGCAGGCCTACGCATCTGTTCAAGATATTCCGTTTGCAGTTGATATTGTCGACGTCTTTCGAAGAAGTGAAGCGTTGACATCCGTCGTGAAGGATGTTCTTAAAACTTCCGCTCCGGTTATTTGGGCACAGCAGGGCGTGTTTGACGAAGACGCGGCGCAGTTGGCGAATGACAACAGAAGAACAATGATTATGGACCGCTGCATTATGGTTATGCATAGCCTCCTAGTCAAGTCTGAACAATCCCGCTAG
- the argC gene encoding N-acetyl-gamma-glutamyl-phosphate reductase: MTQLVHGVRVGIVGASGYSGAELVRILHHHTGTTVSYIAGNHSEDQSWSQLRPYLPGYNDLFMDEFDLDVCMKRCDVVFVALPSGTSGKIAAELWKAGMPVIDLSGDLRLSAAEYERWYKQRPLPDDALKAAVYGLTEWNRYNIREAKLVANPGCYATAILMGLKPLQKLEAVRRDLPILVDAKSGVTGAGRKPRVSGLYAELNNNFYAYKVGEHQHTPEIERHLGWKSSVLLTTQLLPMPRGIYASAYIHLSDTAMRFDDVSELYQSVYENDPFVTVHSFGTFPEIKHVQASNRCHIGLHVDKRTSVLQVFSVIDNLQKGASGQAVQNMNVMLGFKETEGLEMLPVYP; this comes from the coding sequence ATGACCCAGTTAGTCCACGGAGTGAGAGTCGGAATTGTTGGTGCAAGTGGATATTCGGGAGCCGAACTTGTACGAATTCTCCATCACCACACGGGTACAACAGTAAGTTACATCGCCGGAAACCATTCAGAAGACCAATCTTGGTCTCAGCTGCGACCGTATCTTCCTGGATATAATGACCTTTTTATGGATGAGTTTGATTTAGACGTGTGTATGAAACGCTGTGACGTGGTATTCGTCGCACTGCCCTCAGGAACATCTGGTAAGATTGCTGCTGAATTGTGGAAGGCGGGAATGCCAGTCATCGATTTATCAGGAGACTTAAGGCTGTCTGCCGCAGAATATGAGCGATGGTACAAGCAACGGCCCTTGCCGGACGATGCGCTCAAAGCAGCTGTCTATGGACTGACTGAATGGAATCGATATAACATACGTGAAGCGAAACTCGTTGCGAATCCAGGTTGCTACGCGACCGCGATTTTAATGGGTCTTAAGCCTCTGCAGAAGCTGGAGGCTGTACGGAGAGACCTCCCCATTCTTGTGGATGCAAAATCTGGGGTAACAGGAGCTGGGAGGAAACCTCGTGTCTCGGGCTTGTATGCTGAACTAAACAATAACTTTTATGCTTATAAAGTGGGTGAGCATCAGCACACCCCTGAAATCGAACGGCATCTTGGGTGGAAGTCTTCTGTACTTCTCACAACGCAGTTACTGCCCATGCCCCGCGGAATTTATGCGAGTGCATATATCCACCTGAGTGACACAGCCATGCGTTTTGACGACGTCTCTGAACTCTATCAATCGGTCTACGAAAATGACCCTTTCGTCACTGTGCATTCGTTCGGAACGTTTCCAGAAATCAAACATGTTCAGGCTTCAAACCGATGTCATATCGGCCTCCATGTAGATAAGAGAACCAGTGTGCTTCAGGTTTTTTCGGTGATTGATAACCTCCAAAAAGGGGCTTCTGGGCAAGCGGTACAGAATATGAACGTGATGTTGGGATTCAAAGAGACCGAGGGCCTGGAGATGCTGCCGGTTTATCCGTAG
- the argB gene encoding acetylglutamate kinase: MQTVVVKIGGSLAGGHLNVLAEAMTALLEDGAGIVLVHGGGPRISDALRQQRLEMPWFDGQRVTSVDAVHVVQDVLCRQVNAELTRSLADGGIPAHGVCGADGVITGMLFPKLKRTADVKEVNVHKLTAMLQHREVPVVAPVGRAEDGGFCNINADLAAASIAKALQAERLIFLTDVDGIYYDWDKQKKLEDVHAQELLRWLEKGAFASGMIPKVRAVLRALGGSVESAYVVNGSNAKTVMGAALTSEQGTWSFAGGTRILNARRRK, translated from the coding sequence GTGCAGACTGTGGTGGTAAAAATCGGCGGTTCTCTGGCAGGCGGGCACTTGAACGTTCTGGCTGAAGCGATGACCGCTCTGCTTGAGGATGGGGCGGGTATTGTTCTAGTTCACGGCGGAGGCCCGCGTATATCTGACGCGCTGCGGCAACAACGATTGGAAATGCCATGGTTTGACGGGCAAAGAGTTACATCAGTTGACGCCGTACATGTTGTTCAGGATGTGCTGTGCCGCCAAGTAAATGCTGAACTGACACGAAGCTTAGCAGACGGCGGTATTCCTGCACATGGGGTTTGTGGAGCTGACGGCGTAATTACAGGGATGTTGTTTCCTAAACTAAAGCGGACAGCAGATGTCAAAGAAGTGAATGTACATAAGCTGACGGCAATGCTTCAGCATAGAGAAGTCCCTGTGGTGGCACCCGTTGGAAGAGCGGAAGATGGAGGGTTCTGTAATATTAACGCCGATTTGGCGGCAGCTTCGATTGCCAAAGCGCTGCAGGCTGAAAGGCTCATTTTCCTTACGGATGTGGACGGTATCTACTATGATTGGGACAAACAAAAAAAGCTGGAAGATGTTCATGCACAGGAGTTGCTGCGTTGGCTAGAGAAAGGAGCATTTGCTTCGGGAATGATTCCAAAAGTGCGAGCGGTACTAAGAGCGCTCGGCGGCTCCGTAGAGAGTGCTTACGTTGTAAACGGCAGTAATGCAAAAACTGTGATGGGTGCAGCCCTAACATCCGAGCAGGGGACTTGGTCCTTTGCCGGGGGAACGAGAATTCTCAATGCGCGAAGGAGGAAGTGA
- a CDS encoding aspartate aminotransferase family protein: MTESTTDYKKEMNSYPLMNNYGYPKLELVRGDGMYLYDSKGNGYLDFTAGIAVCSLGHVHPAVTDAIVKQAQTLVHSSNLFRHPLRTELAERLCSLTGFDAAFYCNTGTEANEAALKLARRAQWQHGHKDKTKLVSLPGGFHGRTMGALSVTKKPQYHEGFTPLVPNCETPSEIEGVPDAIDDKTAACIVEIVQGEGGVHPVDPGLLREIERRCRATGALLIVDEVQTGIGRTGSFLCSEQAGIKPDIVTLAKGLGNGIPVGAVLATGETARAFTPGSHGTTFGGNPIAMAAALAVVDTVAQPDFLEHVQRIGAYLKQQLEQIGRNVTGLGLMLGMTVDDAADYVAKAQSEGVLVTAVGKDRVRFVPPLIASQRDVDELIQRLSRIR, from the coding sequence ATGACGGAATCAACAACGGACTATAAAAAGGAAATGAACAGTTACCCGCTGATGAATAATTACGGCTATCCAAAACTTGAATTGGTCCGCGGAGACGGCATGTATTTGTACGACTCGAAAGGCAACGGGTACCTCGATTTTACAGCCGGGATTGCAGTTTGCAGCCTTGGTCATGTACATCCGGCTGTAACGGATGCCATTGTGAAACAGGCCCAGACCCTGGTCCACTCCTCCAATCTATTTCGCCATCCGCTTCGAACGGAACTGGCTGAACGCCTGTGTTCGCTTACGGGGTTCGATGCTGCCTTTTATTGCAACACTGGCACAGAAGCCAATGAGGCAGCATTAAAACTGGCACGGCGTGCTCAATGGCAGCATGGCCACAAAGACAAGACAAAGCTGGTGTCGCTTCCGGGCGGGTTTCACGGACGAACCATGGGCGCACTTTCAGTTACAAAAAAACCACAGTATCACGAAGGTTTTACACCGTTAGTTCCAAATTGCGAGACACCTTCAGAGATAGAAGGCGTACCGGATGCAATTGACGACAAGACAGCCGCTTGCATTGTAGAAATCGTCCAAGGAGAAGGAGGGGTTCACCCAGTTGACCCTGGGCTCTTGAGAGAAATAGAACGGCGCTGCCGAGCAACAGGTGCGCTGCTGATTGTCGATGAGGTACAAACGGGCATCGGGAGAACTGGCAGTTTTCTTTGTTCTGAGCAAGCGGGGATTAAACCAGATATCGTGACACTGGCTAAAGGACTTGGGAATGGAATTCCAGTGGGGGCCGTGCTTGCGACCGGAGAAACTGCAAGAGCATTTACCCCGGGCAGCCATGGGACCACATTTGGCGGAAATCCAATTGCAATGGCCGCTGCTTTAGCTGTAGTAGATACGGTTGCTCAACCGGATTTTTTAGAGCATGTACAGAGAATCGGAGCCTATTTGAAGCAACAGCTGGAGCAAATTGGGCGCAATGTTACGGGCCTTGGGCTGATGCTGGGTATGACTGTTGACGATGCAGCCGACTATGTGGCAAAGGCGCAGAGCGAAGGGGTACTTGTGACTGCCGTAGGCAAAGACCGTGTGAGATTTGTGCCTCCCCTGATTGCATCCCAAAGGGATGTGGACGAGTTGATTCAGCGTTTGAGCCGAATTCGCTGA
- a CDS encoding N-acetyltransferase, with product MQIRMASTADVPHMQELIMAYAKQGLMLPRTEKSLYETLQCFSIADADGEVLGTAGLHILWKDLAEVRSLAVKQGMQGLGLGRQLVSATLDQARQLGIRQVLSLTYQTQFFEKLGFQVVDKQTLPHKIWTDCIHCKKFHHCDEVAMIYYT from the coding sequence ATGCAAATCCGCATGGCATCGACTGCGGACGTTCCCCATATGCAGGAATTAATCATGGCTTACGCAAAACAGGGACTTATGCTACCTCGCACAGAAAAGTCTCTGTATGAGACACTTCAGTGTTTTTCCATTGCAGACGCAGATGGCGAAGTGTTGGGTACTGCAGGACTGCACATCCTCTGGAAAGACCTCGCAGAGGTGCGTTCCCTGGCAGTCAAACAAGGCATGCAGGGGCTTGGTCTGGGACGTCAGTTGGTTTCAGCCACTTTGGACCAAGCTCGGCAACTTGGAATTCGGCAGGTCTTATCTCTTACCTATCAGACACAATTCTTCGAAAAACTCGGATTCCAAGTTGTGGATAAGCAAACTCTGCCTCATAAAATCTGGACGGACTGCATTCACTGTAAGAAATTTCATCATTGTGATGAAGTTGCTATGATCTATTATACATGA
- a CDS encoding glutamate synthase-related protein: MTHLDLNAVTTNVTREHDACGIFARIEKSGVPTYKTVQMGLDALKALRHRGGFINGEGDGCGLLLDIPVSMWEARLRAVGHDIDVRKDKRFFIGHFFLDRDHAGSLQYIIQNRLEQFGVSVLSVATDNVNRAALGPLASREDPFFLQVAGLTPSEETDVLYRLTIDLETIAGVHVVSLNHHSVVYKVVGDGSTLEAYFKDFSHPDFSSSSALAHTRYSTNTGTTFKRVQPFALLGHNGEINTIARFYEEAGMTNIPVDAEFSDSQMVDSVLHNFVAEKGWSLFETAELLQPPILNEIKQMDAQLSDMYMYFRALWGPFSQGPAGMMMRYGTEAVFSVDALGLRPLWLVETGDSYVFSSEQGIVPADEWTEEPRPLAPGEKVGVSMTQAARLVPYEELQQRVLERSSQRYKFTGERKTIRFRSPYQDRTSVSQLYEDNTPMARKMAAFGWQDDHLKWMDFEIQTGAEPIKSLGYDGPLPALHKDPRLLSDFLQETVAVVTNPAIDREREIEHFSTRTLLGRRPSFSGEYPKFATRIELQSPLVFEELPSRYEIESDEIRTLAHRNGTLTYEDALTALHTNRNGTVEILIHREQGEGVEAAVERFALEALEAVQAGAQMIVLDDRLQFRRGSHIDPFLVTAAVHKSLLRSASKNGGEYLRRRTSILLRSAGLRNLHDIMTAVGLGADAVNPYLMWEIAADKGGIQALTNLYKALTKGIEKVLSTLGIHELRGYERLFGGVGLASNIADILGIPNFCSNEVSGYGYQDMEDGAKARQELYETADERTLRKLKLFQMYPRIWKAAGTVAQGELDYASYQERLSKFESDNPISLRHALRLKFPTAKVVEPKSVIVDTGIDKHKYPLVISSMSFGSQNETAYRAYAEAAYRANIVAMNGEGGEIKDILTKYPNHRGRQIASGRFGANAELCNHAYVLEIKIGQGAKPGEGGHLPGSKVTVQVANARNASPGVDLISPSNNHDIYSIEDLAQVIQELHTVNPEAKVAVKVPVVPNIGTIAVGIVKAGADVVNLSGFDGGTGAARAHALRHVGLPIEIGVKRVHEALSEAGLRDVAEVWADGGMKSGTDVMKAILLGANRVGFGTMAMVAIGCTSCRACHKDTCHVGIATQMNDMAEALEKGVKSFQPREFEAAVRHLSKFFTDIGEEVARLTAALGAQRTQDLVGRSDLLEQFTLQNSIDLTELTRVNRRFKGQGTMISYRDWVEEYGLNQVSSDVAMAAGTEGNAVSAAADATLRKVYSHSYKSKQGEDNHSLSTVYTPKRTLGTWESGAHVREKGSIGKYVLRHPFVAGNGFASYHSVGMHSAALGGAQDGVGKTAYGGKIVVLKHRTPDGRWIGGSVGKCIAYGAQHGLFLVQGNADARACIRLSGADIVFGGEAKAPVGETGASIGTRSNLKGFAFEYMTSGRAVVLGDPGPWICAGMTGGSVYLRVQRERGLTEEALRRRIAKGAKVSMQPLDDEGEADVIELLSAYQKELRRSGQLEEADKVQKLLESPGEHFRAIRPGEDITDQTIATE, from the coding sequence GTGACACACTTGGACCTGAACGCTGTAACCACAAATGTCACGAGAGAGCACGATGCGTGCGGAATCTTTGCACGCATTGAAAAATCTGGAGTACCTACCTACAAGACAGTACAAATGGGTCTTGATGCACTAAAGGCACTGCGTCACCGCGGAGGTTTCATTAACGGTGAGGGTGACGGATGCGGCCTGTTGCTGGATATTCCTGTGTCGATGTGGGAGGCTCGGCTTCGGGCCGTTGGACATGACATCGATGTAAGAAAGGATAAGCGTTTCTTTATTGGACACTTTTTTCTGGACAGAGACCATGCGGGAAGTCTGCAGTACATCATTCAAAACAGACTGGAACAATTTGGAGTCAGTGTCCTGTCGGTTGCAACCGATAATGTCAATCGAGCGGCGCTCGGTCCCTTGGCCAGTCGGGAAGACCCCTTCTTCTTACAAGTAGCGGGACTGACTCCGTCAGAGGAAACGGATGTATTGTACCGATTGACCATCGATCTCGAAACCATAGCAGGGGTACATGTAGTTTCTCTGAACCATCACAGTGTAGTTTATAAGGTTGTCGGAGATGGAAGTACGCTCGAAGCATACTTCAAGGATTTTTCCCATCCCGATTTTTCATCCTCGTCCGCGCTGGCGCACACTCGGTACTCAACGAATACCGGAACTACATTTAAACGTGTGCAGCCCTTTGCCTTGTTGGGACACAACGGCGAAATCAACACAATTGCTCGCTTTTATGAGGAAGCGGGCATGACGAACATTCCCGTTGACGCTGAGTTCAGCGATTCACAAATGGTAGACAGCGTATTGCATAACTTCGTTGCTGAAAAGGGTTGGAGCCTGTTCGAGACCGCCGAACTTTTACAGCCGCCAATTTTAAATGAAATTAAGCAGATGGATGCACAGCTTTCAGATATGTACATGTACTTCAGAGCTCTGTGGGGGCCTTTCAGTCAAGGACCGGCAGGCATGATGATGCGCTACGGAACCGAGGCTGTTTTTTCCGTGGACGCACTCGGACTGAGGCCGCTGTGGCTGGTCGAAACAGGTGATTCATATGTCTTTAGTTCGGAGCAAGGCATTGTTCCTGCGGATGAGTGGACGGAGGAACCGCGACCGTTAGCTCCAGGAGAAAAAGTTGGGGTATCCATGACTCAAGCTGCCCGTTTAGTGCCTTATGAAGAACTTCAGCAACGCGTACTGGAGCGTTCAAGCCAACGCTACAAGTTCACAGGTGAACGTAAGACCATTCGCTTTCGCAGTCCTTATCAGGACCGTACAAGTGTTTCGCAGCTTTATGAGGACAACACGCCCATGGCCAGGAAGATGGCAGCGTTCGGGTGGCAGGATGACCACTTGAAATGGATGGATTTTGAAATTCAAACTGGCGCAGAACCAATTAAATCCTTGGGCTATGACGGTCCTTTGCCAGCCTTGCATAAGGACCCGAGGTTGCTGTCCGATTTCCTTCAGGAAACAGTGGCAGTTGTAACCAATCCAGCAATCGACAGAGAGCGTGAAATCGAGCATTTCAGTACCCGGACACTGCTCGGGCGCCGGCCTTCGTTTTCTGGTGAATATCCGAAATTTGCGACGCGCATCGAGCTGCAGTCTCCGCTTGTCTTCGAAGAATTGCCATCTCGCTACGAGATTGAATCTGATGAAATTCGAACACTGGCTCATAGGAATGGAACGTTAACTTACGAGGATGCCTTGACAGCGTTGCATACCAACAGAAACGGAACTGTGGAAATTCTGATTCACCGTGAACAGGGTGAGGGCGTTGAGGCTGCGGTGGAGCGTTTCGCTCTTGAAGCGCTCGAAGCAGTTCAGGCAGGTGCACAAATGATTGTTCTGGATGACCGCCTGCAGTTCCGCAGGGGCAGTCACATCGATCCGTTTCTTGTCACGGCGGCTGTCCACAAATCTTTGCTGAGGTCTGCTTCCAAAAACGGCGGTGAGTACCTCCGCCGCCGCACCAGCATTCTTTTACGCAGTGCCGGGTTACGCAATCTGCATGACATTATGACTGCAGTCGGACTTGGTGCAGATGCGGTGAATCCGTACTTGATGTGGGAGATTGCGGCAGATAAGGGCGGTATCCAGGCGTTAACAAACCTGTACAAAGCCCTGACGAAGGGGATTGAAAAAGTCCTTTCTACCTTGGGAATCCACGAATTACGCGGCTATGAGCGCTTGTTTGGGGGAGTCGGTCTTGCTTCAAATATTGCTGATATTCTTGGCATCCCGAACTTTTGTTCCAACGAGGTCAGCGGCTACGGCTATCAAGACATGGAAGATGGGGCAAAAGCTCGGCAGGAGCTGTATGAAACTGCAGACGAGCGCACTCTGAGGAAACTGAAGCTGTTTCAGATGTACCCTCGTATCTGGAAAGCGGCGGGTACTGTAGCGCAGGGTGAGTTGGACTACGCTTCCTATCAAGAGCGCTTAAGCAAGTTTGAGTCAGATAATCCCATCAGCCTTCGCCATGCACTTCGATTGAAGTTTCCGACAGCAAAAGTGGTTGAGCCCAAATCGGTTATTGTGGATACAGGCATCGATAAACACAAGTATCCGCTGGTTATCAGTTCCATGTCGTTTGGCTCGCAGAACGAAACAGCGTACCGCGCCTATGCAGAGGCTGCGTATCGTGCAAACATTGTTGCGATGAATGGTGAAGGCGGAGAAATTAAGGATATTCTGACGAAGTATCCGAATCATCGCGGACGTCAGATTGCCTCAGGGAGATTTGGTGCAAATGCAGAGCTGTGTAATCACGCATATGTACTTGAAATCAAAATTGGGCAAGGTGCAAAGCCGGGTGAAGGAGGACACCTCCCTGGGAGCAAAGTAACAGTTCAAGTTGCGAATGCACGAAATGCTTCTCCGGGAGTTGACTTGATTTCACCCTCCAATAATCATGACATTTATTCAATTGAGGACTTAGCACAAGTGATACAGGAATTGCACACGGTCAATCCTGAGGCAAAGGTAGCAGTCAAGGTACCTGTGGTACCTAACATTGGAACTATCGCCGTTGGGATTGTCAAAGCGGGAGCAGACGTCGTCAATCTAAGCGGTTTTGATGGTGGAACGGGTGCAGCCCGAGCCCATGCTTTAAGACATGTGGGACTGCCCATTGAAATTGGTGTCAAACGTGTTCACGAGGCATTGTCTGAGGCCGGACTCCGTGATGTTGCAGAAGTCTGGGCGGACGGTGGGATGAAATCGGGCACGGACGTGATGAAGGCCATTTTACTCGGAGCAAACCGCGTTGGGTTTGGAACCATGGCAATGGTGGCCATTGGTTGCACATCTTGCCGAGCCTGTCATAAAGACACGTGTCACGTAGGGATTGCAACCCAAATGAACGATATGGCAGAAGCTTTGGAAAAGGGTGTAAAGTCATTCCAACCACGGGAGTTTGAAGCAGCCGTTCGTCATTTGTCAAAATTCTTTACTGACATTGGCGAGGAAGTAGCACGGCTGACGGCGGCACTCGGTGCACAGAGGACACAGGACCTGGTCGGACGCAGCGATTTGTTGGAGCAGTTTACGCTTCAAAATTCTATAGACCTGACAGAGTTGACACGCGTAAACCGAAGATTCAAAGGCCAAGGTACAATGATTTCTTACAGAGACTGGGTTGAAGAGTACGGGCTGAATCAAGTGTCAAGTGATGTCGCCATGGCGGCAGGAACAGAAGGAAATGCAGTCTCCGCAGCCGCAGACGCAACCCTGCGCAAAGTCTATTCGCACTCCTACAAATCAAAGCAGGGAGAAGACAATCACTCCCTGTCAACGGTCTACACCCCAAAGCGCACTCTGGGAACATGGGAATCAGGGGCGCATGTGCGTGAAAAGGGGAGCATCGGCAAGTACGTTCTGCGGCACCCGTTCGTCGCTGGCAATGGTTTTGCATCCTACCACTCGGTGGGCATGCATTCCGCAGCGTTGGGTGGTGCACAGGACGGTGTTGGGAAGACAGCGTACGGCGGCAAAATTGTCGTATTGAAGCACCGCACTCCTGACGGAAGATGGATTGGGGGTTCGGTCGGCAAATGTATTGCCTATGGTGCACAACACGGACTGTTCCTTGTTCAAGGCAATGCAGATGCGAGAGCGTGCATCCGACTGTCGGGAGCCGATATCGTCTTCGGTGGTGAAGCCAAGGCGCCGGTAGGTGAGACGGGGGCCAGTATTGGAACGAGATCGAACCTGAAAGGCTTTGCCTTCGAGTATATGACCTCGGGCCGTGCTGTGGTTTTAGGAGACCCAGGGCCTTGGATTTGCGCCGGTATGACGGGCGGATCGGTTTATCTCCGCGTTCAGCGTGAAAGGGGCTTGACTGAAGAAGCCTTAAGACGCAGGATTGCGAAGGGTGCAAAGGTCTCTATGCAACCTCTGGATGATGAGGGAGAAGCAGACGTCATTGAATTGCTCAGTGCATATCAGAAAGAACTTCGCAGAAGCGGACAATTAGAAGAAGCAGACAAAGTCCAAAAATTGTTGGAGAGTCCAGGCGAACACTTCCGTGCCATTCGTCCTGGAGAAGACATTACGGACCAGACGATAGCCACAGAATAG
- the argF gene encoding ornithine carbamoyltransferase, protein MAAHRLWHGRDLLDYSDATVEDVEALLKLSVLLKEAQKSGFPHALLKGQTLGMIFEKASTRTRMSFEVGMLQLGGHALFLSSSATQIGRGEPLSDTAQVMSRYVDALMVRTFAHTDLELLANSASVPVINGLTNEHHPCQVLADILTLLEYKGTLKGLTVAFVGDGNNMAHSWLQLAPKFGINIRVAAPPGYLPDNDIVEFAKKDAVSQRAQILVTTDAVRAVKGADVVYTDVWTSMGDEEEAEFRQHIFANYQVNEELVSHAHPDYLFMHCLPAHRGEEVTAGVIDGEHSVIFDEAENRLHVQKAVLAATMSKTQVFGEESE, encoded by the coding sequence ATGGCGGCACATCGTTTGTGGCACGGACGTGATTTACTAGATTATTCAGATGCAACTGTTGAAGACGTGGAAGCCCTTTTGAAGTTATCTGTCTTGCTCAAAGAGGCACAGAAGAGCGGTTTTCCACATGCGTTGCTCAAGGGGCAAACCCTCGGTATGATTTTTGAGAAGGCATCGACTCGAACGAGAATGTCATTTGAAGTCGGCATGTTGCAATTAGGCGGGCACGCTTTGTTCCTCTCAAGCAGCGCTACGCAAATAGGCAGAGGTGAGCCTCTTTCGGATACAGCTCAAGTGATGTCACGCTATGTAGACGCATTGATGGTTCGTACTTTCGCTCATACGGATTTGGAGTTGCTAGCGAACTCTGCAAGCGTTCCTGTTATTAATGGTCTTACAAATGAGCATCATCCGTGTCAGGTGTTGGCCGACATTCTGACTCTGCTTGAATACAAGGGCACTCTTAAAGGATTGACAGTTGCATTTGTCGGGGACGGCAACAACATGGCGCATTCGTGGCTGCAACTTGCTCCTAAATTTGGTATCAACATCAGGGTTGCAGCGCCGCCAGGGTATTTACCAGACAATGACATTGTGGAGTTTGCCAAAAAAGATGCCGTAAGTCAACGGGCTCAAATTCTTGTTACCACTGATGCCGTACGCGCAGTCAAAGGGGCTGACGTTGTCTACACTGATGTCTGGACCAGCATGGGGGATGAGGAGGAAGCAGAGTTTCGTCAGCATATCTTTGCAAATTATCAGGTTAACGAAGAACTTGTTTCACATGCACACCCAGACTACTTGTTTATGCACTGCCTGCCCGCTCATCGCGGAGAAGAGGTAACAGCTGGTGTGATTGACGGAGAACATTCTGTGATTTTTGATGAAGCCGAAAATCGGCTCCACGTGCAAAAAGCAGTGCTTGCAGCAACTATGAGCAAAACGCAGGTTTTTGGGGAGGAATCAGAGTGA
- a CDS encoding argininosuccinate synthase, whose translation MSKEKLVLAYSGGLDTSVAIAWLKENFGYDVIAMCVDVGEGLDLDFVQQKALEVGAVKSYRIDAVERYASEFVAPALKANALYEGKYPLASALSRPLISQLLVEVAAKEGATAVAHGCTGKGNDQVRFEVSVKALNPDLEVVAPVRQWSWTRDEEIAYAKEHDIPIAATKENPYSIDANLWGRAIECGVLEDPWAEAPTDAWLWTTEAKDAPDEPEYIEVSFDEGVPVALNGEVLQLGELISKLNKIAGKHGVGRIDCVENRLVGIKSREVYESPAGVVLVQAHNELESLTLTREVAQYKATVELEYNKLIYNGLWFSPLKEAFDAFVDTTQKNVTGDVRVKLYKGQAQTVGRKSPYSLYRHDLATYSAGDTFDHQAAVGFISLWGMPTTVYAGLQNQLGAKSDQTLPGVSVSVAEKESVGSVEGPNA comes from the coding sequence GTGAGTAAAGAAAAATTGGTGTTGGCATACTCCGGCGGTTTGGATACATCCGTAGCAATAGCTTGGTTGAAGGAAAACTTCGGTTATGACGTAATTGCGATGTGTGTGGATGTAGGTGAAGGCTTAGACTTGGACTTTGTGCAGCAAAAAGCTTTGGAAGTAGGCGCAGTGAAATCCTACCGTATCGACGCAGTGGAGCGGTACGCATCTGAGTTTGTGGCACCTGCGCTGAAAGCAAACGCCTTATATGAAGGAAAGTATCCATTAGCTTCGGCATTGTCCCGTCCGTTGATTTCACAACTACTCGTCGAAGTAGCAGCTAAAGAGGGGGCCACAGCTGTAGCTCATGGCTGTACGGGCAAAGGGAATGACCAGGTTCGGTTTGAAGTCTCTGTGAAAGCACTCAATCCGGATTTGGAAGTTGTCGCACCCGTGCGTCAGTGGAGTTGGACGCGTGATGAAGAGATTGCTTACGCCAAGGAACACGACATTCCAATTGCCGCGACCAAGGAGAATCCATACAGCATTGACGCAAATTTATGGGGGCGCGCGATTGAGTGCGGAGTATTGGAAGACCCATGGGCCGAAGCGCCAACAGACGCATGGCTTTGGACCACGGAAGCAAAGGACGCTCCTGATGAACCGGAGTACATTGAAGTATCCTTTGACGAAGGCGTACCGGTGGCGCTCAATGGTGAGGTCCTTCAACTCGGTGAGCTGATTTCGAAGCTAAACAAGATTGCCGGCAAACACGGCGTCGGTCGCATTGACTGTGTTGAGAACCGCTTGGTCGGAATTAAATCTCGTGAGGTGTATGAATCACCGGCAGGCGTAGTGTTAGTGCAGGCCCACAACGAACTGGAGTCGTTGACATTGACCCGGGAAGTAGCTCAATACAAAGCCACTGTAGAGTTGGAGTACAACAAACTCATTTACAACGGACTTTGGTTCTCACCATTAAAGGAAGCTTTTGACGCATTTGTAGACACGACTCAGAAAAACGTGACGGGAGACGTCCGTGTGAAGCTCTACAAAGGGCAAGCACAAACTGTCGGTCGTAAATCACCGTACTCACTCTACCGCCACGATTTGGCCACGTACTCTGCAGGAGACACCTTTGACCATCAGGCTGCTGTGGGCTTTATCAGCTTGTGGGGCATGCCGACAACGGTTTACGCAGGACTTCAGAACCAGTTGGGTGCTAAATCAGACCAGACACTGCCCGGTGTAAGTGTATCTGTCGCAGAGAAAGAATCGGTGGGGTCTGTAGAGGGGCCCAATGCATGA